The Pirellulales bacterium sequence TTTCCCTTTTTTGTCGAACTGTGCGGAAAATTTCACCAGCATATCAGGCTTAAGAAAACTGGGGTCGGCCGTGCCGGTGACTTCAATCAAGCAATTTTTTTCCGGGGCCAGCCGCCAGTTCGTCCCATTGGCGTCGGTGACTTCTAACCCGAGTGTCCCTACGGCTGTTATGGTGGCCGTGCCTTGAAACGGCTGTGCCCCGCGATTCGTAGACGAATTCGGATTCGAATACGGATTGTTCGAACGATTGGTCCTAGGAACGTACGGCATGATGCCCGTACCGTATTGAGCCCAGGCCGGTTGCGTGCCGAGGGCCAGCCCACAAACGATCGCGGTCAGCCACATTGCATGCTGGTAATGAATGCAATCGAAAAATCTGTTTCCGTTAGAAGCGTACATACGTGCCTCGCCAAATACTGCTTGTCCCTGTTCCACAATCCAATCTAAGCCCGCGAAAAGGCAAAAGTCAACTAATTTGCGTGTGGTCCATTGTCCGTGGTCAGTTGCCGGTTGGGAACAATGGGTACGGCTGATGGGATGAAATTTGCCGTTTGCTACTGACTACTGACCACGGACAATTGACGATCACCCGAACAGCATGCTCACCGATTCGTTCCGGTGAATGCGCTTAATGGCCTGGCCCAACAGCGAGCCGACCGAAATCACTTTAATTTTTGGCAGCGTTTGTTGCGGTTTAAGAGGAATGGTGTCGGTAATCGCCACCGTATCGATGGGTGCGGAAGTGAGCCGGTCGATGGCCGGACCCACCAGCACACCATGGGTGGCGGCGACGTGAATTTCGCGAGCCCCATTCTCCTTCAGCACTTTGGCAGCGCCGCAAATACTGCTGGCCGTGCTGATCATGTCGTCAAACATCAGCACAATTTTGTCTTTGACCGAAGCGCCGATAATGTTTTCCTGCTTGGTGCTATCGGCGCTGGTGCGGCGCTTATCGACCACAGCCAGCGGCGCACCCAAGCGATTGGCATGCCCCAAAGCCCGTTTAATGCCTCCCTCATCGGCGCTGACAATGACCAAATCGCTCTTGGTTAAACCCTGGTTGCGAAA is a genomic window containing:
- a CDS encoding ribose-phosphate pyrophosphokinase; this translates as MNDLKIFSGRANPVLAGKIGEYLGLPLGKVTIGNFPDGEISCKIDEDVRGRDVFIVQPTCPPVNENLMELLIMIDSFLRASAYRITAVLPYFGYARQDRKDSGRVPITAKLVANMIARAGTDRVLAMDLHAAQLQGFFDVPVDHLYAAPVLNEYFRNQGLTKSDLVIVSADEGGIKRALGHANRLGAPLAVVDKRRTSADSTKQENIIGASVKDKIVLMFDDMISTASSICGAAKVLKENGAREIHVAATHGVLVGPAIDRLTSAPIDTVAITDTIPLKPQQTLPKIKVISVGSLLGQAIKRIHRNESVSMLFG